The [Pseudomonas] carboxydohydrogena genome includes a window with the following:
- a CDS encoding sensor histidine kinase — protein sequence MPPAAQPAPVLTPAQLRRRTRRVWIGFAVLALALIGITLVVAGYFGRVREIATLTEQGRTDANLKVALLRASLESPRAIPLLLSQDQRVHDALAIGDAASVARLNEKLEGLVAGTKAAVLYVIGTDGVTIASSNFQESDSFVGNDYAYREYFFRAMREGTAEYFAFGSISKRPGLYISRIVGSLQKPLGIVVVKMEFDQLEADWRESNRPSYVIDEHGVVLLTSVPSWRFLTDGKLSDTVYATVVGSLQFGDAPLTPLPIAENQALASGTSLVQATLPGRRNTNYLRLTTRVPSTPWRLDYLVPVEPATAAAMREARLLALGVVIPLLALAAFLLWRRHAAQMRIATSEMARVELERRVTERTEDLSRARDRLEIEISDHRTTGAKLQIVQQELVQANRLAILGQVTAGVAHEINQPVATIRAYADNARIFLDRGQPSSAADNLGKIASLTERIGSITDELKAFARKGRTAAESVELRAAIDGAVVLLRSRFAGHLDALKYDLPASGIKVSGTRIRLEQVLINLFQNALEALQGRDDPRVEVSVETHGDEVAVKISDNGPGIPEAIRRALFSPFNTSKENGLGLGLVISKEIVSDYGGRIEVDSSEHGTCFTIYLVRAP from the coding sequence ATGCCACCGGCCGCACAGCCAGCCCCTGTCCTCACGCCCGCCCAGCTCCGGAGACGGACCCGCCGTGTCTGGATCGGCTTTGCCGTGCTGGCACTCGCGCTGATCGGCATCACGTTGGTCGTCGCCGGATATTTCGGCCGGGTCCGCGAAATCGCGACCCTCACCGAGCAGGGCCGAACCGACGCCAACCTGAAAGTGGCGCTGCTGCGCGCCAGTCTGGAAAGCCCGCGCGCCATTCCGTTACTGCTGTCGCAGGACCAGCGGGTGCATGACGCCCTCGCCATCGGCGATGCCGCGTCCGTCGCGAGACTGAACGAGAAACTGGAAGGGCTCGTGGCGGGCACCAAGGCCGCCGTGCTTTACGTGATCGGCACCGATGGCGTGACCATCGCTTCCAGCAACTTCCAGGAATCCGACAGCTTCGTCGGCAACGACTATGCCTACCGCGAGTATTTCTTCCGCGCCATGCGCGAGGGTACGGCGGAGTATTTCGCGTTCGGCAGCATCAGCAAGCGGCCGGGCCTGTACATCTCGCGCATCGTCGGCAGCTTGCAGAAGCCGCTCGGCATCGTCGTCGTGAAGATGGAATTCGACCAGCTCGAGGCCGACTGGCGCGAAAGCAACCGCCCGTCTTACGTCATCGACGAGCACGGGGTCGTGCTGCTGACCAGTGTCCCGTCGTGGCGCTTCCTGACCGACGGTAAGCTCTCCGATACGGTGTACGCCACCGTTGTCGGCAGCCTGCAATTCGGCGACGCGCCGCTTACGCCGCTTCCCATTGCCGAGAATCAGGCTCTCGCATCCGGCACCTCGCTGGTGCAGGCGACATTGCCCGGCCGCCGCAATACGAACTATCTCAGGCTGACGACGCGGGTGCCATCGACGCCCTGGCGGCTGGATTATCTGGTGCCTGTCGAACCGGCGACGGCCGCCGCCATGCGCGAAGCGCGCCTGCTGGCGCTCGGCGTCGTCATCCCTCTGCTCGCGCTGGCCGCCTTCCTGCTGTGGCGCCGCCACGCGGCGCAGATGCGCATCGCCACAAGCGAAATGGCGCGGGTCGAACTGGAACGGCGCGTCACCGAACGCACCGAGGATCTGAGCCGCGCCCGCGACCGGCTCGAGATCGAGATTTCCGATCACCGCACCACCGGAGCAAAATTGCAGATCGTCCAGCAGGAACTGGTGCAGGCCAATCGCCTCGCCATCCTCGGACAGGTGACGGCAGGCGTCGCGCACGAAATCAACCAGCCGGTCGCGACCATCCGCGCCTATGCCGACAATGCCCGCATCTTCCTCGATCGCGGCCAGCCCTCATCAGCCGCCGACAATCTGGGCAAGATCGCCTCGCTGACGGAGCGCATCGGCTCCATCACCGACGAATTGAAGGCGTTCGCCCGCAAGGGGCGCACCGCCGCCGAATCCGTCGAACTGCGCGCCGCCATCGACGGCGCGGTGGTGCTGTTGAGAAGCCGCTTCGCTGGACATCTGGACGCACTGAAATACGACCTGCCCGCCTCCGGCATCAAGGTGTCCGGCACCCGCATCCGCCTCGAGCAGGTGCTCATCAACCTGTTCCAGAACGCGCTGGAAGCGCTACAGGGACGCGACGACCCGCGTGTCGAGGTGTCCGTCGAAACCCATGGCGACGAGGTCGCTGTAAAAATCTCCGACAACGGTCCCGGCATTCCCGAAGCCATCCGGCGCGCGCTGTTCTCGCCATTCAATACATCGAAGGAAAACGGGCTCGGCCTCGGCCTCGTGATCTCCAAGGAGATCGTCTCCGATTATGGCGGGCGCATCGAGGTTGACAGCAGCGAACACGGCACATGCTTCACGATCTATCTGGTGAGGGCTCCATGA
- a CDS encoding sigma-54-dependent transcriptional regulator has protein sequence MTQSAAMNASFSVVLLDDDRDLLKATQQTLELAGFQVQAFTAAADALAVLDRHFNGVVVSDIRMPGIDGLQFFQRLQHVDADIPVILITGHGDISMAVKAIQDGAYDFITKPFATERLAHSVRQAAEKRQLVMENRALREAAGEAENGLPLIGQTPAMEWLRHTLRQIADTDVDVLVTGETGSGKEVVATLLHRWSSRRSANNFVALNCSALPESIIESELFGHEQGAFTGAQKRRLGRIQHADGGTLFLDEIESMPQSVQVQMLRVLEMREVAPLGTNEVRPIDLRIVAASKVDLGDPAQRGNFREDLYYRLNVITLSIPPLRERRDDIPMLFGYFTNRAAARFQRAVPDVPASVHRYLRDHQWPGNVRELSHFAERFVLGLDNETQDNARGRLENILPLPERLELFEASIIREALENHDGDVRRTIEALGIPRKTFYDKLQRHGIVRSEFSKAN, from the coding sequence ATGACACAGAGCGCAGCAATGAACGCCTCTTTCTCCGTCGTCCTGCTGGATGACGACCGCGATCTTCTGAAGGCGACCCAGCAGACGCTGGAGCTTGCCGGATTCCAGGTTCAGGCATTCACCGCTGCGGCGGATGCGCTTGCCGTGCTCGACCGGCATTTCAATGGCGTCGTCGTATCCGACATCCGCATGCCGGGCATCGACGGGTTGCAGTTCTTCCAGCGCCTGCAACACGTGGATGCCGACATTCCGGTGATCCTCATCACCGGCCACGGCGATATTTCGATGGCGGTGAAAGCTATCCAGGATGGAGCCTACGATTTCATCACCAAGCCTTTCGCCACCGAGCGGCTGGCGCACAGCGTGCGGCAGGCGGCGGAGAAGCGCCAGTTGGTGATGGAAAACCGCGCGCTGCGTGAGGCCGCAGGCGAAGCCGAGAACGGCCTGCCGCTGATCGGCCAGACACCGGCGATGGAATGGTTGCGCCATACGCTGCGCCAGATCGCCGATACCGATGTCGATGTGCTGGTGACGGGAGAAACCGGTTCGGGCAAGGAAGTCGTCGCAACGCTGCTGCACCGCTGGAGCAGCCGCCGCTCAGCCAACAATTTCGTGGCCCTCAATTGCAGCGCCCTGCCGGAGAGCATCATCGAGAGCGAGCTGTTCGGCCACGAGCAAGGCGCATTCACCGGCGCCCAGAAGCGCCGGCTCGGGCGTATCCAGCATGCCGATGGCGGCACGCTGTTTCTCGACGAAATCGAAAGCATGCCGCAATCGGTTCAGGTGCAGATGTTGCGCGTGCTGGAAATGCGCGAGGTCGCACCGCTCGGCACCAATGAAGTCCGCCCTATCGACCTGCGTATCGTTGCCGCTTCAAAGGTCGATCTCGGCGATCCCGCCCAGCGCGGCAATTTCCGTGAGGACCTTTACTACCGCCTCAACGTCATCACATTGTCGATCCCGCCGCTGCGGGAACGGCGCGACGACATCCCGATGCTGTTCGGTTATTTCACCAACCGCGCCGCCGCGCGCTTCCAGCGGGCCGTGCCTGACGTTCCGGCTTCCGTGCATCGCTACCTGCGCGACCACCAGTGGCCGGGAAACGTGCGCGAGCTGTCGCATTTCGCCGAGCGCTTCGTGCTCGGCCTCGACAATGAAACGCAGGACAACGCCAGAGGACGCCTCGAAAACATATTGCCTCTGCCCGAACGCCTGGAGCTGTTCGAGGCGTCGATCATCCGCGAGGCGCTCGAAAATCATGACGGCGACGTCCGCCGCACCATCGAAGCACTCGGCATCCCGCGCAAGACCTTCTACGACAAGCTGCAACGTCACGGCATCGTGCGCAGCGAGTTCTCGAAAGCCAATTGA
- the fabG gene encoding 3-oxoacyl-ACP reductase FabG, with product MQDRVVAITGASGALGRAVVAEAVERGARLALIDHAGARSAPRPNRIEIGGIDLAEPSEANRAIEAAVTHYGRLDALINIAGAFSFQTVSEGDTATWERLYRVNTLTALNASRAAIPHLIASGSGRIVNIGALGALKAGIGMGAYAASKSGVHRLTEALASELKGKVTVNAVLPSTIDTPANRRDMPKADFSAWVSPEELASVILFLASTEASAVTGTLIPVSGRV from the coding sequence ATGCAGGACAGAGTCGTCGCGATCACCGGTGCATCCGGTGCGCTCGGCCGCGCGGTGGTCGCCGAAGCGGTTGAGCGCGGCGCGCGCCTCGCCTTGATCGACCATGCCGGGGCCCGCAGCGCGCCACGTCCCAACCGGATCGAGATCGGCGGCATCGACCTTGCCGAACCCAGCGAAGCCAACCGCGCGATTGAAGCGGCTGTCACGCATTACGGGCGGCTCGATGCCCTCATCAACATCGCAGGCGCCTTTTCATTTCAGACCGTCAGCGAAGGCGATACCGCGACATGGGAGCGGCTCTATCGTGTCAACACCCTGACCGCACTGAATGCCTCTCGTGCAGCGATTCCGCATCTGATCGCCTCAGGCTCGGGACGCATCGTCAATATCGGCGCGCTGGGCGCGCTGAAAGCGGGCATCGGCATGGGCGCTTATGCGGCCTCCAAGTCCGGCGTGCATCGCCTCACCGAGGCGCTCGCAAGCGAGCTGAAGGGCAAGGTCACGGTCAACGCCGTGCTACCTTCCACCATCGACACGCCCGCCAACCGCCGCGACATGCCGAAGGCGGATTTTTCCGCGTGGGTCAGCCCGGAGGAACTGGCGAGTGTCATCCTGTTTCTCGCAAGCACTGAGGCCAGCGCCGTCACCGGCACATTGATCCCGGTCAGCGGGCGCGTGTAA
- a CDS encoding efflux RND transporter permease subunit has translation MNLGRLSINQPILAMVLSIVLLIVGAIAYTTLPVAEYPQVAPPTVVVTTQYPGASAQTVSDTVATPIEQQINGVEDMLYMYSQATSDGQLKITITFKLGTDLDKAQVLVQNRVAIAQPQLPEEVQRNGVVTRKNSPDLLMVVFMLSPNDAYDQLYISNYALRQVRDQLLRLDGIGDIQIFGARDYSMRLWLDPDKIANLGMTAGDVLKAIRAQNLQIAGGILGEPPISDRAFQESLTFTGRLKDASQFEDIVIKAGADGRTVRLRDVARIELGALSYTTNSFLLRKSAVALLVSQRPGSNALATSKNISNEMERLKADFPPGLEYNIGYNPTEFIAQSVNELIKTIYEAMVLVVIVVLVFLQGWRPAIIPIIAIPVSLVGTFAVMAALGFSVNNLTLFGLVLAVGIVVDDAIVVVENVERHLGAGMTRRDAALLTMQEVGGALVSIALVLCAVFVPTAFLGGISGQFFQQFAVTIAVATAISCFCSLTLSPALASLILESHHEKKPPARWNIVARWWGRFTAYFNRGFDWLSNNYAVTAEYVIRHSAAMLAVYAVLIGSAGWLLVSTSKGFIPAQDRGYVIISVQLPGAASLARTTAVVRQIENIALGVPGVVRVPAFAGLSGATRTQASNAAALFPVFDEPEERAHKGLTAQVITDELRKRLAKIENAFVIVVPPPAVPGIGTGGGFAMRVQDREGRGAELLSAATTELVAAARKAPGLTAVFSPFTADTPQVFVDIDRQKAQMLSVPIQNVTEAIETYFGSTYVNDFNILGRTYHVTAQADLPFRRETTDLARVKTRNAAGDMVLLGSVVNFRNISGPDRVARYNLYPTAELQGDTLPGTSSATAIEEMKKLASDILPSGFSYEWTDLSYQQVTAANAGLYVFPVCVLFVFLVLAAQYGSWTLPLSVILIVPMCLLAATIGVRLMGQDINILTQIGFVVLVGLAAKNAILIVEFARDIEHEGKDTLHAVIEACRLRLRPILMTSFAFILGVLPLVISTGSGSEMRQAVGVAVFFGMLGVTLFGLLFTPIFYMLIRRMFPSSVVVPSRDAGANI, from the coding sequence ATGAACCTCGGCCGTCTTTCCATCAATCAGCCCATCCTCGCGATGGTGCTGTCGATTGTGCTGCTGATCGTCGGCGCGATTGCCTATACCACGCTGCCTGTCGCTGAGTATCCGCAGGTCGCGCCGCCGACGGTTGTCGTCACCACGCAATATCCGGGCGCGTCGGCGCAGACGGTGTCCGACACGGTCGCGACGCCGATCGAGCAGCAGATCAACGGCGTCGAGGACATGCTGTACATGTACAGCCAGGCGACCTCCGACGGCCAGTTGAAGATCACCATCACCTTCAAGCTCGGCACCGATCTCGACAAGGCGCAGGTGCTGGTGCAGAACCGCGTCGCGATCGCGCAGCCGCAACTGCCTGAGGAGGTGCAGCGCAACGGCGTCGTCACCCGCAAGAACAGTCCCGACCTGTTGATGGTCGTGTTCATGCTGTCGCCGAACGACGCCTACGACCAGCTTTATATTTCAAACTATGCGTTGCGGCAGGTGCGCGATCAGTTGCTGCGGCTCGACGGCATCGGCGACATCCAGATTTTCGGCGCGCGCGACTATTCGATGCGGCTGTGGCTCGACCCGGACAAGATCGCCAACCTCGGCATGACGGCGGGCGACGTGCTCAAGGCGATCCGTGCGCAGAACCTGCAAATTGCGGGCGGCATTCTCGGCGAGCCCCCGATTTCGGATAGGGCCTTTCAGGAAAGCCTGACCTTTACCGGCCGCCTGAAGGATGCATCGCAATTCGAGGACATCGTCATCAAGGCAGGCGCGGACGGGCGCACCGTGCGGCTGCGCGACGTGGCGCGGATCGAACTCGGAGCGCTGTCCTATACCACCAACAGCTTCCTGCTGCGCAAGTCGGCGGTCGCGCTTCTGGTCTCGCAGCGGCCGGGGTCGAACGCGCTGGCAACCTCGAAAAACATCTCGAACGAGATGGAGAGGCTGAAGGCCGATTTCCCGCCCGGGCTTGAATACAATATCGGCTACAATCCGACCGAATTCATCGCGCAGTCGGTGAACGAACTCATCAAGACGATCTATGAGGCGATGGTCCTCGTCGTCATCGTCGTACTGGTGTTCCTGCAAGGATGGCGGCCGGCGATCATCCCGATCATTGCGATTCCGGTGTCGCTGGTCGGCACCTTCGCGGTGATGGCCGCGCTCGGATTCTCGGTCAACAACCTGACGCTGTTCGGCCTGGTGCTGGCGGTCGGCATCGTGGTGGACGACGCCATCGTCGTCGTCGAAAATGTCGAGCGCCATCTCGGTGCGGGCATGACGCGGCGGGACGCGGCGCTTCTGACGATGCAGGAGGTCGGCGGCGCGCTTGTTTCCATCGCGCTGGTGCTGTGCGCGGTGTTCGTGCCGACGGCGTTTCTCGGCGGCATTTCAGGGCAGTTCTTCCAGCAATTCGCGGTGACGATTGCGGTCGCGACCGCGATCTCGTGCTTCTGCTCGCTGACGCTGTCGCCCGCGCTGGCCTCGCTCATCCTTGAATCGCATCACGAGAAGAAGCCGCCCGCCAGATGGAACATCGTCGCGCGGTGGTGGGGACGCTTCACGGCCTATTTCAATCGCGGGTTCGACTGGCTGTCGAACAATTATGCCGTCACCGCCGAGTACGTCATTCGCCATTCGGCGGCGATGCTGGCGGTCTATGCGGTGCTGATCGGCTCCGCCGGGTGGCTTCTGGTGAGCACGTCGAAGGGATTCATTCCGGCGCAGGATCGCGGCTACGTCATCATCTCGGTGCAGTTGCCGGGTGCCGCGTCGCTGGCGCGGACCACGGCGGTCGTGCGTCAGATCGAGAACATTGCGCTCGGCGTTCCGGGCGTGGTGCGCGTCCCGGCGTTCGCGGGCCTGTCGGGTGCGACGCGCACACAGGCGAGCAACGCGGCGGCGCTGTTTCCCGTGTTCGACGAACCGGAGGAGCGGGCCCATAAGGGGCTGACCGCGCAGGTGATTACCGACGAATTGCGCAAGCGGCTCGCGAAGATCGAGAACGCCTTTGTGATCGTGGTGCCGCCTCCGGCCGTGCCGGGCATCGGCACCGGCGGCGGTTTCGCCATGCGCGTGCAGGATCGCGAAGGGCGTGGCGCGGAATTGCTCTCCGCGGCGACGACGGAACTGGTCGCCGCGGCCAGAAAGGCGCCGGGCCTGACGGCGGTGTTCTCGCCGTTCACCGCCGACACGCCGCAGGTGTTTGTCGATATCGACCGGCAGAAAGCGCAAATGCTCAGCGTGCCGATCCAGAACGTGACGGAAGCGATCGAGACCTATTTCGGCTCGACCTACGTCAACGACTTCAACATTCTGGGCCGCACCTATCACGTCACCGCGCAGGCTGACCTGCCGTTCCGCAGGGAAACGACCGATCTTGCGCGCGTCAAGACGCGCAATGCGGCCGGCGACATGGTGCTGCTGGGCAGCGTGGTCAACTTCCGCAATATCTCGGGCCCGGATCGCGTAGCGCGCTACAATCTGTATCCGACGGCGGAGTTGCAGGGCGACACGCTCCCCGGCACCAGTTCGGCCACGGCCATCGAGGAGATGAAGAAACTCGCATCGGATATTCTGCCGAGCGGATTTTCCTATGAGTGGACCGACCTGTCGTACCAGCAGGTGACGGCGGCGAACGCGGGACTTTATGTATTCCCGGTCTGCGTGCTGTTCGTGTTCCTGGTGCTCGCCGCGCAATACGGAAGCTGGACGCTGCCGCTGTCGGTGATCCTGATCGTGCCGATGTGCCTGCTCGCCGCCACCATCGGCGTGCGGCTGATGGGGCAGGACATCAACATCCTCACCCAGATCGGTTTCGTCGTGCTGGTCGGCCTCGCCGCGAAGAACGCGATCCTGATCGTGGAATTCGCGCGCGACATCGAGCACGAGGGCAAGGACACGCTGCATGCGGTGATCGAGGCGTGCCGGTTGCGTCTGCGGCCGATCCTGATGACCTCGTTCGCCTTCATCCTCGGCGTGCTGCCGCTGGTGATCTCGACCGGCTCCGGCTCGGAGATGCGTCAGGCGGTCGGCGTCGCGGTGTTCTTCGGAATGCTGGGCGTCACGCTGTTCGGGCTGCTGTTCACGCCGATCTTCTACATGCTGATCCGCAGGATGTTCCCGAGTTCGGTCGTGGTGCCGAGCCGCGATGCCGGGGCGAACATCTGA
- a CDS encoding efflux RND transporter periplasmic adaptor subunit, with amino-acid sequence MIERSATPFHFHSARLSAIARLAAMAAPLMAVGLSGCGPSQNQQAVASPPSVTVAHPVKRTVTDWDEFSGRFDAVEQVQIRARVTGFVTGVEFKDGAIVKAGDLLYTIDPRQYQAVAEQAQGQLQDAKAHVELARRELERATSLIKTDAVSQSVVDQRTQQLQTAQASALQAEGALKRAQLDVEFSQVRAPITGRISRHLVTVGNLVQGSESGATLLTSIVSMDPIHLYFDMDESIYLKNSRLWFEGKRPSSRDTPNPVQVLLAGETKPSHMGKMDFLDNRLDVGTGTLRGRALVDNHDLSILPGQFARVRVLGSSPYEALLLPDTAIATDQSRKIVFVVKSDDTVIAKPVVLGPIDDGLRVIREGLDANDNVIIEGLQRARIGAKVSPHAPESDKGNAKP; translated from the coding sequence ATGATTGAACGATCCGCGACGCCTTTTCATTTTCATTCCGCTCGTCTGTCCGCTATTGCGCGTCTTGCCGCCATGGCTGCGCCGCTGATGGCAGTCGGTCTGTCGGGCTGCGGCCCGAGCCAGAACCAGCAGGCCGTCGCGTCACCGCCTTCCGTTACCGTCGCTCATCCCGTCAAACGAACTGTCACGGACTGGGACGAATTCAGCGGGCGCTTCGATGCCGTCGAGCAGGTGCAGATTCGTGCGCGCGTCACCGGCTTTGTCACCGGCGTCGAGTTCAAGGACGGCGCCATCGTCAAGGCTGGCGACCTTCTCTACACGATCGACCCCCGGCAATATCAGGCGGTCGCCGAACAGGCGCAGGGCCAGTTGCAGGACGCCAAGGCCCATGTCGAACTCGCCAGGCGCGAACTGGAGCGCGCCACCTCGCTGATCAAGACCGACGCGGTTTCGCAATCGGTGGTCGATCAGCGCACCCAGCAATTGCAGACCGCGCAGGCCTCCGCGTTGCAGGCCGAGGGCGCATTGAAGCGGGCGCAACTCGATGTCGAATTCAGCCAGGTGCGTGCGCCGATCACCGGGCGCATCAGCCGCCATCTCGTCACTGTCGGCAATCTCGTGCAGGGCAGCGAAAGCGGCGCGACGCTTCTGACCTCGATCGTGTCGATGGACCCGATTCACCTTTACTTCGACATGGACGAATCCATCTATCTGAAGAATTCCCGACTCTGGTTCGAGGGCAAGCGCCCGAGCTCGCGCGATACGCCGAACCCCGTACAGGTGCTGCTCGCGGGAGAAACCAAGCCCTCGCACATGGGCAAGATGGACTTCCTCGACAACCGGCTCGATGTCGGCACCGGCACGCTACGCGGCCGCGCGCTGGTCGACAATCACGACCTTTCGATTTTGCCCGGCCAGTTCGCGCGCGTTCGCGTGCTCGGCAGTTCGCCTTACGAGGCGCTGCTGCTGCCGGACACCGCGATTGCCACCGACCAGTCGCGAAAGATCGTGTTCGTCGTCAAAAGCGACGATACGGTGATCGCGAAACCCGTGGTGCTCGGCCCCATCGACGATGGGTTGCGCGTGATCCGTGAAGGGCTGGATGCGAATGACAACGTCATCATCGAAGGATTACAGCGCGCGCGCATTGGCGCGAAAGTCTCGCCGCATGCGCCGGAATCCGACAAGGGCAACGCCAAGCCATGA
- a CDS encoding methyl-accepting chemotaxis protein, giving the protein MGSVAAIATALAGGLGFYAGSALEAGSVSSAAVVIGGMCIGTGLVLWAVKAGPMRAIQAIGESLRAISAGQVGGGIPYAAQRGELGALAAAVETVQGRIAHLQMMQSQNDDARQRSAGERREAMASLADRFETSINAVVEAVATSATQMQSTAESMAANAGHNSERASVVGRASDNARENVQTVAAAAEELNASVAEVSRQVMQSSEIARKAVGEAEQTNSTVQLLSGGAEKIGLVVQLIQSIAEQTNLLALNATIEAARAGEAGRGFAVVASEVKALATQTAKATEEIAAQVTNMQSTTADAVLAISGIAGTIKQMSEIAGEISSAVEKQGAATGEIARSIHAAATGSHEISEHIGGVGEAAAATGATAAEVLARARELDQQAGLLRRSVDEFLTQVRVA; this is encoded by the coding sequence ATGGGATCGGTCGCCGCGATCGCGACCGCGCTGGCCGGAGGCTTGGGTTTTTATGCGGGAAGCGCGTTGGAAGCCGGGTCGGTCTCGAGTGCGGCGGTTGTGATCGGCGGGATGTGTATCGGCACCGGCCTCGTTCTCTGGGCCGTCAAAGCTGGCCCGATGCGGGCCATTCAGGCGATTGGCGAGAGCTTGCGGGCGATCTCGGCGGGGCAGGTTGGCGGCGGCATTCCCTATGCCGCGCAGCGTGGCGAACTCGGTGCGCTGGCGGCGGCTGTTGAGACGGTGCAGGGCAGGATCGCCCATTTACAGATGATGCAATCGCAGAACGACGATGCCCGGCAGCGTTCGGCCGGGGAGCGGCGGGAGGCGATGGCCTCGCTCGCCGACAGGTTCGAGACCAGCATCAACGCGGTGGTCGAGGCGGTCGCGACCTCCGCGACGCAAATGCAGTCCACGGCGGAATCGATGGCGGCGAATGCCGGCCACAACAGCGAGCGTGCCTCGGTCGTGGGCCGGGCGTCGGACAATGCGCGCGAAAACGTGCAGACCGTGGCCGCCGCGGCCGAAGAACTCAACGCCTCGGTGGCCGAGGTCTCGCGTCAGGTGATGCAGTCGAGCGAAATCGCGCGCAAGGCGGTCGGCGAAGCCGAGCAAACCAATTCCACGGTGCAATTGCTGTCGGGCGGCGCCGAGAAGATCGGACTTGTGGTCCAGCTCATTCAGAGCATCGCCGAACAGACCAATCTTCTGGCGCTCAATGCGACCATCGAGGCGGCGCGCGCGGGCGAAGCAGGGCGGGGGTTCGCCGTGGTCGCTTCCGAAGTGAAGGCGCTCGCGACACAGACGGCGAAGGCGACCGAGGAAATCGCGGCGCAGGTCACCAACATGCAGTCCACCACGGCGGATGCCGTTCTGGCGATCAGCGGCATTGCCGGGACCATCAAGCAGATGAGCGAGATCGCAGGCGAAATCTCGTCGGCGGTTGAGAAGCAGGGCGCCGCGACCGGCGAGATTGCCCGCAGCATTCACGCGGCGGCCACGGGCTCCCATGAGATCAGCGAGCATATCGGCGGCGTCGGCGAGGCCGCGGCCGCGACCGGTGCGACGGCAGCGGAAGTTCTTGCACGGGCGCGTGAGCTCGATCAGCAGGCCGGATTGTTGCGCCGTTCTGTCGATGAATTCCTGACACAGGTCCGCGTTGCGTAA
- a CDS encoding efflux RND transporter periplasmic adaptor subunit, with protein sequence MPSEPRVQISQRKLRLAGIAAGAVIVVAVVTGIVLRENGNARLREWTDAQAIPTVAVSKPGVKAPSANLTLPGRLEAYYRAPIYARVSGYLKDWKVDIGARVKAGQLLAEIDAPDLDQQLLQARADLANAEAASKLSAATLKRRRALLASNFVSLQEIDERTADLSSKDAQVKAMQANVDRLQALAGYKRVEAPFDGVVTERNTDVGALINGGTGTGAAMFVVSDIKKLRVYVNVPQSYLASVKVGGAASISVPEYVGRSFPAVVESSSQAVDVGSGTSRMQLTLDNASGELRPGSYADVTLNLTSENNLLTVPSSALIFNRDGLSVATVDGDDRLRFKKVTIARDLGREIEIATGLAAQDRIVVTPADGVVDGDRVRIAGKQPGEKTSSAQ encoded by the coding sequence ATGCCGTCTGAACCGCGCGTCCAGATTTCACAGCGCAAGCTGCGCCTCGCGGGAATTGCCGCCGGTGCCGTGATCGTGGTGGCCGTGGTGACGGGAATCGTGCTGCGCGAGAACGGCAATGCGCGGTTGCGCGAGTGGACCGATGCGCAGGCGATCCCGACCGTTGCCGTCTCCAAACCCGGCGTCAAGGCGCCGAGCGCGAATCTGACCTTGCCGGGCCGTCTCGAAGCCTATTACCGCGCGCCGATCTATGCGCGCGTCAGCGGCTACCTGAAAGACTGGAAGGTCGATATCGGCGCCAGGGTGAAGGCCGGTCAACTGCTCGCGGAGATCGATGCGCCGGATCTCGACCAGCAATTGCTGCAAGCCCGCGCCGACCTCGCCAACGCGGAGGCCGCCTCGAAACTCTCCGCCGCCACGCTGAAGCGCCGCCGGGCGCTGCTCGCGTCCAACTTCGTGTCGTTGCAGGAGATCGACGAGCGCACCGCCGATCTGTCCAGCAAGGATGCCCAGGTCAAGGCGATGCAGGCGAATGTCGACCGGTTGCAGGCGCTGGCAGGATACAAGCGTGTCGAGGCGCCGTTCGACGGTGTCGTGACCGAGCGCAACACCGACGTCGGCGCGCTGATCAATGGCGGCACCGGCACGGGTGCCGCGATGTTCGTCGTCTCCGACATCAAGAAGCTGCGCGTCTACGTCAACGTGCCGCAAAGCTACCTCGCGTCCGTCAAGGTCGGCGGCGCGGCGTCGATCTCGGTGCCGGAATATGTCGGGCGTTCGTTCCCGGCGGTTGTTGAATCGTCCTCACAGGCGGTCGATGTGGGCTCCGGCACCTCACGGATGCAGTTGACGCTCGACAATGCCAGCGGCGAATTGCGGCCCGGCTCCTATGCCGATGTGACGCTGAACCTGACGAGCGAGAACAATCTGCTGACGGTCCCGTCCAGCGCCCTCATTTTCAACCGGGACGGCTTGAGCGTGGCGACGGTCGATGGCGATGATCGCCTTCGTTTCAAGAAGGTGACGATAGCCCGCGATCTGGGCCGCGAGATCGAGATCGCGACCGGGCTTGCGGCGCAGGATCGGATCGTGGTGACGCCCGCCGATGGCGTGGTCGATGGCGATCGCGTCCGGATCGCCGGCAAGCAGCCGGGCGAGAAGACCTCCAGCGCCCAATAG